A single window of Brachyhypopomus gauderio isolate BG-103 chromosome 21, BGAUD_0.2, whole genome shotgun sequence DNA harbors:
- the snx21 gene encoding sorting nexin-21 yields MASKLLDRLRRTLFKEGEVRADEADDFPESSELEDDTDYVSARLGGTLRFDGDVVDSEDTGEASGPDSDSDCFGESLDNACSSTDISPTGPSLKGSDMFSRQLPESWRNLHTCCISEKLIFEVTDASVVQEATSKYVLYTIHVIQSGTLDKTPAVITRRYTDFERLHGCLRRRYSEAMEGVFFPRKKLRRNFAAETIAKRSRAFEQYLGHLHSLAELRAAPAFLEFFYMGDLRASQVLLRVGRYQEATGLLLNVLRLLERLGCAPPPAGLHRPLQRAHWVFVLSALACCLQELERPAEAQEHCESALREVAPAREALRQQRPPRLHPLLVPLLQVNVRLSWKIAKDKRRWEALLQDIQELGMDVSGQPGLKEWLIREILVESEGETKLKGKGEEVT; encoded by the exons ATGGCCTCCAAGCTGCTGGACAGACTGCGCCGCACGCTGTTTAAAGAAGGAGAGGTCAGGGCAGACGAGGCGGACGACTTCCCGGAGAGCTCGGAACTCGAGGACGACACGGACTACGTCTCCGCACGACTCGGTGGGACACTCCGCTTCGACGGGGACGTCGTGGACTCGGAGGACACAGGGGAGGCATCTGGGCCGGACAGCGATTCAGACTGCTTTGGGGAGTCCTTGGATAATGCATGCAGCAGCACAG aTATAAGCCCCACTGGGCCATCTCTGAAGGGCTCCGACATGTTCAGCAGGCAGCTGCCAGAGAGCTGGCGAAACCTGCACACTTGCTGCATTTCAGAAAAGCTCATTTTTGAAGTGACTGACGCCAGCGTTGTACAAGAGGCCACCTCCAAATATGTG ctctacacgattcacgtgaTTCAGTCCGGCACGCTCGACAAGACCCCGGCGGTCATAACGCGGCGCTACACCGACTTCGAGCGGCTGCACGGATGTCTGCGACGTCGCTACAGCGAGGCGATGGAGGGCGTCTTCTTCCCGCGCAAGAAGCTGCGGCGGAACTTTGCGGCGGAGACCATCGCCAAACGCAGCCGGGCCTTCGAGCAGTACCTGGGCCACCTGCACTCGCTGGCCGAGCTTCGCGCGGCACCCGCCTTCCTGGAGTTCTTCTACATGGGCGACCTACGGGCCAGCCAGGTGCTGCTACGCGTGGGTCGCTACCAGGAGGCGACGGGCCTGCTGCTCAACGTCCTGCGGCTCCTGGAGAGGCTGGGCTGCGCGCCTCCTCCGGCGGGCCTCCATAGGCCGCTACAGAGGGCCCACTGGGTGTTTGTGCTGTCGGCCCTGGCCTGCTGCCTCCAGGAGCTGGAGCGGCCGGCGGAGGCGCAGGAACACTGTGAGAGCGCCCTGCGTGAGGTGGCCCCGGCCCGGGAGGCCCTGAGGCAGCAGCGGCCCCCCCGGCTCCACCCGCTGCTCGTGCCGCTGCTGCAGGTCAACGTGCGGCTCTCGTGGAAAATCGCCAAGGACAAGCGGCGCTGGGAAGCCCTCCTGCAGGACATCCAGGAGCTGGGCATGGACGTCAGCGGCCAGCCCGGCCTGAAGGAGTGGCTCATCAGGGAGATACTGgtggagagcgagggagagaccaAGCTGAAGGGCAAAGGGGAGGAGGTCACGTAG
- the wfdc2 gene encoding WAP four-disulfide core domain protein 3: MKTQVLFLFSIVLLSLAEWRIPRCASLGRNCTVFKVGYCPGKLMVETSSRGCVCDGDCAGQYKCCVLGCKAVCVPTASPKPGVCPSKRGMGTCVELCVDDSECPGDEKCCSNGCGHVCMAPYTAKPGVCPSSKWGIGTCVELCVDDSECPGDEKCCSNGCGHVCMAPYTAKPGVCPRSKRGMGACVELCVNDSECPGDEKCCSNGCGHVCMAPYTGKPGRS; encoded by the exons ATGAAAACTCAAGTCCTTTTTCTCTTCAGTATTGTCTTGCTAAGTCTGGCTGAATGGCGCATCCCGAGATGCGCGTCACTGGGACGAAACTGCACAG TGTTCAAGGTGGGCTACTGTCCCGGAAAGCTGATGGTGGAGACGTCCAGCAGAGGATGCGTGTGTGATGGAGACTGCGCAGGGCAGTACAAATGCTGCGTCCTCGGCTGCAAAGCCGTCTGCGTGCCTACTGCGTCCC CAAAGCCAGGCGTGTGTCCGAGCAAGCGGGGCATGGGGACGTGTGTCGAGTTGTGTGTCGACGACAGCGAATGTCCCGGAGATGAAAAGTGCTGCAGTAACGGGTGTGGACACGTATGCATGGCCCCTTACACAG CAAAGCCAGGCGTGTGTCCAAGCAGCAAGTGGGGCATAGGGAcgtgtgtggagttgtgtgtcGATGACAGCGAATGTCCCGGAGATGAAAAGTGCTGCAGTAACGGGTGTGGACACGTATGCATGGCCCCTTACACAG CAAAGCCAGGCGTGTGTCCGCGCAGCAAGCGGGGCATGGGGGcgtgtgtggagttgtgtgtcAATGACAGCGAATGTCCCGGAGATGAAAAGTGCTGCAGTAACGGGTGTGGACACGTATGCATGGCCCCTTACACAG GGAAGCCTGGTCGGAGCTGA